A window of Christiangramia forsetii KT0803 contains these coding sequences:
- the msrA gene encoding peptide-methionine (S)-S-oxide reductase MsrA, which translates to MKFLLLNFVSLVLLACGNQAKDSNITKPEIANAEPVEVSTQDGMKKAYFASGCFWCVEAIYESVEGVSESISGYAGGHTKNPTYEGSNTGKTGHAEAVEVIYDPEVVSFKTLVEVYYGSQDPTQVNGQGPDRGSQYRSLIFYQNADQKKIIEEVKAEVAKNYDKAIAAEILPFQKFWVAEDYHQNYEKNNPQNPYIQNVSIPRLNRFKAKFPDILKEDAH; encoded by the coding sequence ATGAAATTTTTATTATTAAACTTTGTGAGCCTTGTTCTTTTAGCCTGCGGAAACCAGGCAAAAGACAGCAACATTACCAAACCCGAAATCGCAAATGCAGAACCTGTTGAAGTATCTACTCAAGATGGGATGAAAAAAGCCTATTTCGCTAGTGGTTGTTTTTGGTGCGTTGAAGCTATCTATGAAAGTGTAGAAGGAGTATCAGAATCTATTTCCGGATATGCTGGCGGTCATACAAAAAACCCAACCTACGAAGGAAGCAATACCGGGAAAACAGGACATGCCGAGGCTGTAGAAGTAATTTATGACCCTGAAGTGGTAAGCTTCAAAACCCTTGTAGAAGTTTATTACGGCTCTCAAGATCCAACACAGGTAAACGGGCAGGGACCAGACAGAGGCTCACAATATCGTTCTCTTATATTTTATCAGAATGCAGATCAAAAAAAGATTATAGAAGAAGTAAAAGCCGAAGTTGCTAAGAATTACGACAAAGCAATTGCTGCTGAAATTTTACCGTTCCAGAAATTCTGGGTAGCTGAAGATTATCACCAGAATTATGAAAAAAACAATCCTCAAAATCCATATATCCAAAATGTTTCTATTCCAAGATTGAATAGATTTAAAGCGAAGTTTCCCGATATTTTAAAGGAAGATGCGCACTAA
- a CDS encoding FAD-dependent oxidoreductase: protein MQKEKDVAIVGSGLVGSLLAIFLRKQGHKVTVFDRRPDVRNVQFSGRSINLAMSNRGWKALREAGIEDEIRELALPLDKRAMHVEGQSVYFQKYGEEGEAIYSISRGILNRKMIDLAESAGATFRFEEKIWDVDMKEARLYTGESEKSVWKEYQFDLIFGADGAFSRVRHKMQRQSRFNYSQHFIDVGYKELTILANEDGSHKMDNSSFHIWPRGNFMLIAMPNLDGTFTCTLFMPFDGETSFESIKTEDEADIFFEKYFPDIKDEISNLKKDFFKNPTSAMVTIKCFPWSYFDKITLVGDSAHAIVPFYGQGMNAGFEDISVLNEKMNLYGDDWEKVFEDYQTERKPNADAIAELSYRNFVEMSKKTADPKFLLRKKIEQKFAENHPDLWTPLYSRVTFSDKAYSDALKIGDYQREIMDEVMKIPGIEEKWESSEVEEKIISLIKK from the coding sequence ATGCAAAAAGAAAAAGATGTTGCAATAGTAGGATCGGGACTAGTTGGGTCGTTACTAGCTATTTTTCTAAGAAAACAAGGCCATAAAGTTACCGTTTTTGATCGTCGGCCTGATGTTCGAAACGTTCAGTTTTCGGGTAGGTCTATTAATCTTGCGATGTCTAACCGGGGCTGGAAAGCTTTACGGGAAGCCGGGATTGAAGATGAAATACGGGAGCTTGCACTTCCGCTAGATAAAAGAGCCATGCATGTGGAAGGGCAGTCTGTGTATTTTCAGAAATATGGGGAAGAAGGGGAAGCGATCTATTCTATTTCCAGAGGTATTTTAAACCGAAAAATGATCGATCTGGCAGAATCTGCCGGAGCTACTTTCCGATTTGAAGAAAAGATCTGGGATGTTGATATGAAGGAAGCCAGGCTTTATACTGGAGAGTCTGAAAAAAGCGTATGGAAAGAATATCAGTTTGATTTGATCTTCGGGGCTGACGGAGCTTTTTCAAGGGTTCGTCATAAAATGCAACGGCAAAGTAGATTCAACTATTCACAACATTTTATAGATGTCGGGTATAAAGAACTTACTATCCTTGCCAATGAAGATGGTTCTCATAAAATGGATAATTCTTCTTTTCATATTTGGCCACGTGGTAATTTTATGCTTATCGCCATGCCAAATCTTGATGGCACTTTTACCTGCACGTTATTTATGCCATTTGATGGAGAAACCTCGTTTGAAAGTATAAAGACAGAAGATGAGGCGGATATATTCTTTGAAAAGTATTTCCCTGATATCAAGGATGAAATTTCGAATTTGAAGAAGGATTTTTTTAAGAATCCAACGAGTGCCATGGTGACCATTAAATGTTTCCCATGGTCATATTTTGATAAGATTACTCTGGTGGGAGATTCGGCACACGCCATTGTTCCATTTTATGGACAGGGGATGAATGCCGGGTTTGAAGATATTTCTGTGTTGAATGAGAAGATGAACCTTTATGGTGATGACTGGGAGAAGGTATTTGAAGATTATCAAACGGAAAGAAAGCCGAATGCTGATGCAATCGCAGAATTGAGTTATCGTAATTTTGTGGAGATGAGCAAAAAAACTGCGGATCCTAAGTTTTTGCTGAGAAAAAAGATCGAGCAGAAATTTGCTGAAAATCATCCAGATCTTTGGACTCCTTTATACTCCAGGGTAACATTTTCGGATAAAGCGTATTCTGACGCTCTTAAAATTGGAGATTACCAAAGAGAAATCATGGATGAGGTAATGAAAATACCTGGGATAGAAGAGAAGTGGGAAAGTAGCGAGGTTGAAGAGAAAATTATAAGTCTCATTAAAAAGTAA